Genomic segment of Odontesthes bonariensis isolate fOdoBon6 chromosome 10, fOdoBon6.hap1, whole genome shotgun sequence:
CACTGATTCATAGGTAATTCGGGGCAGGTTTTGTGTTtcctgacctttttttttttaatgaatttaaaagCAGGATATGTCCAAAGAAGAACAACTCATAAATAAACTCTTGAACAACGTTCATTTGTGATGTTGCTCACAGACTGCAGCTGACCTCATCCTTTCCCCAAATGTGTTAACATATTTTAGTGTCAGCTTGGCTTTCGATTACAAAATGAATGAGTAGCTGCTGACCGTGGCGGAGCATTTGTAGTAGCCAAAGAACCTGGTGTTTTTTCTCACACCAAAACAGAGTTGAATGGAAAGACTATTTGATTAACAACATCAAGCCAAGTTTAGACAACATCCTGTTTTAAAGTGgaaaattgaattaaaacaGCTTGGTGCAGAAGGTTTTAGAAAACATTAATCTGTGGGCGTAATTGATTAATATCTAAGTAAGAGACAGATGTTAAATACACTGCATTGAATGCTAATGGTATCGAGGGAAAATGTACCCTGATGTGTTGTTGGCACAGGTTGATAAACTTTGGATACACAGAAGACTTTCGAGAGGAAGCAATCCTTTTCTTCAAAAATTCTATAAAAGCAACCTCAACATTATGTGTAATACAATTAAAAATTACAccaaaaaaagtatttcaaaGGATATAAAACATAGTGagtgttgaacatttaaatgtctCTGCACGCATTATGGGCTCATTGCAGTTTCCGTGTCAGGAAAACTGTGCCAATTCCTGATCGGCTTTCAGCCACAGAATCGGGCTCGTCTCATCCGCTCTAAAGACACCTTAAGAGGTGTCAGTCGGATTGATATGCCTACTTCCCCTCGCAATCCTTTGCTGCTCTCTCACACACTCACCTGGAGCCGAGCCTACTACGCTGGTTCTAAGCCACAGGCCCTGCAGTGCACCACACTCACGGACTCAGGCAGCCGGTGTGCTCAGCGTGATGCTGCCGTGTGATTGGTGGATGTTTTGAAGCAGAATATGGACACGAAGGCTCACCTCTGAAAACAATGTGTTTGACTGCAACAATGTATGAAGTAATATGTGTGAACAGTGAAAATCCAGTGTGGAGCGTAGAGGGCTCCACTTTGAAGCAGGATAGAAATGagatgctgctgcagtctgatAAACAGTGTGTCATGGTGATAATAACCGTAATGCCATTCTTTGGATTAGAGTTAGATGTGGAACAGGCCTGAATTTCCAGTgtttctgttggtttccttgaaaaacttgtgggggggggggggggttaatggAGCAACACATCATCAGCTGGTCCTGAAACAATCAATCTGCAACCATGGCAGCATCCCAgaagttatttttatttattttcttgctttgtttgtttgtttcttgctTTCTTGCTTCCTTCCTTGCAGGCAATAAGAATACTTAAAGCAAAGATATATACCATTTATCCACTCAAAGAATTTGAGGTTTCGCTGCATTGTTTCTTCACTGTCACTTAATATCTACTAATGTAAGCTCTGCCCCAAGTTATGCTTTCATCTAACAAGGAACCATAAACCGAGCTAAACTAGGATGTATGAAAATGTGGGACCCTtgaaatcttttttaaaaatcctgttttctcactcttattttttatttgatgtcAGTTGTTGTCTAGAAAGTTTAAAATGTCATCACGACAGTGCGTATAGGTGAACTTCATGGCTTTTAAAATCATTCTGCAGAGCTCTGAAACCAAACCACTGAAGGCTCGAAGGTGATTGCTGATTGTTTTGGCCATTGGCTCATTGGCTAGAGGGGTCAGTTCATCCATTAAAATGGTTCGGACTCGAAATCTCAACAATATTTTGATTAATTTCCTAGAAATTTGATAAACGGTGTTTAGTCCTTTTCTAAAAGTCATGTTAGTTTTTTGACAATCAGTTCAAATTCACCGACTAAGTCAACTTTATTACTTTCATTTCTAAAACTACAGAAGCaagatatgtatatatatatatatatatatatatatatatatagtacacACAAATATCTAACTTGTGTCTTCCCAAAATGAAACTTAATGTTCCTGACTGGCTGATGTCTGTGTTCGTGGGAGAACTGATAGTTGCAGTGTCATGCTCTGTGTTGCAGATGAAAACAATGTCTGATGAGACAGAACAGAGAATGTGTGACGAGGATTTTGTATCAGACGAGGAGGGCGAGGAAGGAGACGTGGAGTCTTACATGGAGGACAACAGCAGCGAGCTCATGGACAGACTGAGAGAGCTGGAGGTGAGGAAGTCAACAGAATGCGCTGATCCAAACCTTATCTGCGTCTTTTTAGTctctcaccccccccccccccccccccccatcactcCCACCAAAAGAGGTGACAAAATgacattgaaaataaaaaataagaattgtAATACATAAAAGGAAATGAACTGCTCACACATATAGATGTGTTAAGTTGATAAAAGATATTCACGatagcttttttttaattgctttcACTATCAATAACTTTGTGTCTTCAATTATAAATCTTTAATTTAGTGAATAAAATTACAGAAAATAATCCTCACAATTGAAATATTCTCTTGTACCAACTGGTTGTTTGAAAAGGTTGAAAAGCAAAAGATGTTTAATGAAGTGTTTCCCCATCATTTTCATGCCATCAGTTGATGAGGCTCTGTATTAGGCTGTCCAGTTTCCTATCCCAGTGGTAAAATAGAGAAAAGTAGATGTTGGTATTGTAGTTATTAAAAACTGTTAATTGTCGCTGTAATTCACGTAATGCAGATTCAGGTGTATTAATGTTATCTATAGATACAGATAGATATTGTCATAGTTTTAAGATTGACGATAAAATCTTTTTTGTATTCTCTTAACTTACGATTTGCCAGATTTAAAGGAAGCGTTCAACACCTTGACAATTACTAGTTTATTTGCTTGGTAGTAAATGAGTGGTCTGATACAATTCTCATGTCTGCTCTCAAGTatgaagctgctgctggcagCCTGTTAGCTCAGCTTAGCATATTAATACTGTAACAAGGAAACAGCTGGCCTGGATGTGATCAAAGGTAATGAAATTACAAATGCACACGCTGCGTCACCGAAGTTATTGCATATTTATTTCCAGTGATGCATTCACGACTACTTTGAAAAATATATCCATCTGGTATTTCGATCAGATTCCTTAGAGGAGACTAAATCAAATTGGCTGCACCTACTCTGCACAGTGACACTGCTTCTACCAGATAACCATAGCCAACAGTTATATATAAcaggtacatatatatataaaaaaaatttcatttgactgaaaaatactttttttcctccaaaatTCCTCTGAGACACCCAGATGTTCTGCTTCCCTGCTCAGTTTTTTCAACCATAGAGCATGCTCCCTAACATCTTGCTAAGTCAAGGTAATAGAGCAAGATAGTCTGTCTGTGAATGTATAGTATTGCATGATACAACTACCAAATGACGGGGTAAAACTACACATTTCAAGATGACTTATTTAAGGGGAGAAGCAGGTAAAAAGGTAAGTAAAATGTGTCCACGACTGTCTGCTGGACGGCAGAAAGAGCCTGTAAGTGGGATTTTCCTGAAGATGCACCTttgactgtatgtgtgtgtgtaacagtcGTGATGCTTTTGTAGTAGTTTTGTTCTATGTTATTGAACAAAATGGCTTACATCTTAAAAATGAAGTCCTTTCAAGCGTTTTTTAGGCTTGacattttgtttctgtgttacagcatctCTTTTTCCTGTTATCATTTGTGGGGTTGAAGTgatgcagtttcactgcttggccaaaaaaaagaaaaacacagcccAGTGTCTGTCTCTGGGATTTCTGTACTAATACAGGATTAGAACCAGGAAAATGTTTTCATTATGACTTTAAGTCACAAAAACACCCAATTATAAAAATAACTGCAGCAGTATTTGCAATAAACTTTTCCCAAATATGTCAAAGAATTCTTCAGCGTTTCTAGAGAACTTCTGGTTGTCGAAGGTTCAAAGAAACACTCtggtcaagtttttttttgttgttgacagAAGTACACTTGATGGGTGTTTGCTTGTGCATGGAACATTCCATACCATAACTACCACAAAATGGAATCTGCTTTTCATGTTGTGTTGCAGGCAGAGAATTCTGCTCTGATGCTGGCAAATGAGAATCAAAGAGAAGCCTACGAGAGATGCTTGGATGAGGTGAGCTTTGAAAATGATTAGAAAATCTGCTCAGTGAACTCGATGTACAAACGTTAATCCATGTAAATATTCTCTTATTTCTCAGGTGGCTAACCATGTGGTCCAAGCTCTGCTAAATCAGAAGGTAACATTAAACACTATCTGGCTGTCTATGTTCACCACAGACTTACTGACATTCACCATGCATCACTGTTTGTTCTGAGCAGGATCTGAGAGAGGagtgcattaagctgaagatgtTGGTGTTTGACCTGGAGAAACAGAACCGAGCTCtttgtgagcttttccagcagAAGCTGCCAAACCACCCGACTGCTCACTACCAGGTAACTCAACTCGCACTCCTCCGTGCCGACTCCTTTATGACATATACAGTAATAAGGACTATTTCTCTGTTTGTTCATGCAAATCCCTGATTCTAGATCAGATTAAGCTGCaaagcttcattttttttttttaaatttcagctTAATCCTTTAAAATGCTGGTGAAGCAGTAATGATCTCTGGCATTTCTACTATGCTCCACACAGGATAACGCAGACCCTAGTTGTCTGAGTATATCATAGCCTGGAGTGTATGTAGTGTCCTCCTAATTGTTTCATCTTGCAGATCCAGGCGGGACCCCTCCCAGACTACAATGCACAGTTGCATAATGACTCGGCCAAACAGGTGGAGCCTGCACAGACTGAAGCACAAGCCAAGGTGATTATCACAAAGCCAAACAGCAAAGCTTTACCAAACATTGAGAGAGCAACAGTGGGATTATATCATCAAGCTCTGGATGACACCACAATCCCCACTTGTATGGGACATCAGAGTCCTTCTGGCATTTGCTATGTTTTCAGTCATTGTTGGACCTCGCTGCTAATCTCTCACACACTAATTTCCTGTACGCATACACTCAATGCACTCAGGGTCTTCGTGAACTGGATTGTtccattcaattaatttttatttatatagcgccaaatacaacaaatgtcatctcaaggcacttagataataaagtccaattcaagccaattggaattcaattaattgtgatcataattattcataaaatactgtaatccaattcgttcatatagagccaattcaaaaacaatttcctagctaaggaaaccaacagattgcactgaaaactttttccttttcggtccaatctcccggcctgagcgtgcttgaggcgactgtggagagaaacgactcccttttaacaggaagaaacctctggcagaaccagactcaggaagggtggccatccgcctcgaccagctggggtttgagaagacagaaagggggggagggggaggggggcgggggcggcactgtaacaccattcaaaggatatctgttggaacagggaaacatgagttaatgaccacaataatgtcacatatacataaagagagtaaagtgaggaaaggtgtgacagatgaggccccccagcagtctgggcctatagcagcttaactatgggatgtttcaggatcacctgagccatccctaactataagctttatcaaaaaggaaagttttaagcctggtcttaaaagtggaaagggtgtctgcttcccggacatttactggcagcttattccacaatagaggggcctgataactgaaggctctgcctcccattctacttttagaaactctgggaacctcaaataaacctgcagtttgggaacgaagtgctctgttaggaaaatatcttataatgagatctttaagatatgatggagctcggtcattaagagctttatatgtgaggagaagaatcttaaattctattctgaatttaacagggagccaatgaagagaagctaaaactggagaaatatgatctctcctgttagttctcatcaaaactctggctgcagcattttggatcaactgaaggcttttcagagaatatgtgggacagcccaataataaagaattacagtagtccaatcttgaagtaacaaatgcatggactagtttttctgcgtCACTCTGAGActagatgttcctgattttaacaatattacgaagatgaaagaaggcagtcctagaaacctgttttatatgcgagtcaaatgataaattctggtcaaaaataactccaaggttcctcactgtagaactagaagccaaggaaataccatctagaataactatatagctagacaatttctccctgaagcgctcaggtccaaagataacgacttcagttttgtctgaatcaAATGCTTTGTcttgtcaaatgcagcactgagatccaacaggacaagcacagacacaagtccgctatcagaggctaagaggagatcattggtaactttcagcagtgccgtttctgtgctatgatgcactctgaatcctgactgaaactcttcaaacagattatttctgtggaaatgatcacaaagctgagctgcaactattttttcaagaactttagacataaaaaggAGATTGGATAttggtctataatgagccaacacttctgaatcaagagtaggtttttcaAGTAAAGGTTttattacagcaaccttaaaaggctgattGTTCCATTCCACTTTAATAATGTGCTGATATTaatctctctttctttccaaaGGGAAATGGCTACCGCGCACAACATGCCTCCCCAGGCCCTCGTGGCCCTGCCACCTCAATGGAGGCCCTGTCTCCCTTCTTCAAGAAGAAAGCACACATCCTGGAGGTTCTGCGAAAAATGGAAGAGACGGACCCCCTGAAGTTCCACCCCTCCACCACAAGCTTGTCTTTCTGCGACTACAGCCAGGTGCTGATGTCCACAGAGGCTGTGTTGGCCACTGTGGACCCCGTCCCTCTGCCGTGCAAGTCCCACCACACACACTGCCACTGCTCCTGTTCTAACAGCGACACACACCAGCATGTCAATGGTGACGGGGCGGTGAAGTGTGAAGGAGGAAACAGCTGCTGTTTACACTGCAAAAGAAGCCCCGACGGTCCTCCGAAGCCCTGCAACCACATCTGTAGTCCTTCAAAAGCCAACGCCATCACCCAAAGCCATGTtgctcctgcagctgccacgAGCCAATGTCACAGTAAGACCAGACCAGGAGAGTCTGTAACCCCACCCAAACACTGCACTGTGAATGAAGCCTACCAGAAACCAGAGGGCACCACCACCCACTCAGGTACAGAAACGGGTCATCAGATCCttgaggtggtggtggtggagcaGGATAACTCTGAGGGTTTCCTAAAAGCTGGTGTTTCCGAGGATCTCACTAGTTTTTGCGCCACCTCCTGCCTGCCCACTTCTGTGAATGAGAGCTCACAGATCTCCCACTGTGACATGGATACAAGTGATGATGCTCCCAACGGCTTGGCATTCTCCTCCAACAGCATGTCGAATGACCCTTCATCCGTCCCTGAGAAGGACGGCGCAGATCAGGAGGCTACATCCGTCCGAGCCGGTGCGTCCGTCAGCCCGAGCCCCTCCTGCCTCAGCGACGTCAAAGCCGCAGCCATAAACTCGCCGTCCAAACTGCTCAAGTTCTTGAAGATTCCGTCGATAGGGGAAAAGTCTCAGCCCCCGACCTCAGCGATCCGCCTCAGCCCGCAGCTGACCCGCAACTCCAGGATCCCCTGTCGCACCAATAACTACGAAGTGTACCACTCTCCTGTCCCCACACGCAGAGCCACCACCACAGAGAGGTGCCGACAGCCCCCTCCCCCGCCGTCCAGGTCTGAGTCCTACCCAGCCACACACTCGGCACCGACCTCCCCTCCACAGCCCGAAGACAGTTGTTCCCCACAGACTAAGGACATAAGCTACAGCAGCCTCTCTGCGCCTAAGACCGGTGCCGGCTCAAAGCTGGGGGCTCCTTCAGCCACATCCTTGTGCTCCCCCAAAGTTTCTCAAAGGGTTCCTCATTATGAAAATGTCTGTGATATGTCCAGCTCTCGAGACGAGGAACCAACTCAAGGTTTCGAAAAAAGAACCACTCTTCCACCTCAGGCAAAGGTGAACAGTGAACGGAAGCTTGTTAAATCGCTACCAGAAAGTGTTCTGAATCCTCCCGCTCAACAAAAGCAGTCGTCCTCATCGACTTCAGAGTCCACATCAGACGATGAGGAGGATTCAGACAGCCCGGTGTGGGTTAATCATCACAGCTTACCCAACTCAGCTGCCCTCAGCAAAGCTCCTGGCAGAACAAATTACTCACGAACCACAGAGAAGCAGGAGGCAGACATGAGAGAAGCCAGGGTGTCAAAGTCTGAGGTcaccccacctcctcctccagtcCGGAGGAGTGACTCCTCATCCATCCCTAAGAGACCCACAGCCGGGGCAGCAAGAGCTCAAGGTGACTCG
This window contains:
- the nckap5l gene encoding nck-associated protein 5-like, whose translation is MKTMSDETEQRMCDEDFVSDEEGEEGDVESYMEDNSSELMDRLRELEAENSALMLANENQREAYERCLDEVANHVVQALLNQKDLREECIKLKMLVFDLEKQNRALCELFQQKLPNHPTAHYQIQAGPLPDYNAQLHNDSAKQVEPAQTEAQAKGNGYRAQHASPGPRGPATSMEALSPFFKKKAHILEVLRKMEETDPLKFHPSTTSLSFCDYSQVLMSTEAVLATVDPVPLPCKSHHTHCHCSCSNSDTHQHVNGDGAVKCEGGNSCCLHCKRSPDGPPKPCNHICSPSKANAITQSHVAPAAATSQCHSKTRPGESVTPPKHCTVNEAYQKPEGTTTHSGTETGHQILEVVVVEQDNSEGFLKAGVSEDLTSFCATSCLPTSVNESSQISHCDMDTSDDAPNGLAFSSNSMSNDPSSVPEKDGADQEATSVRAGASVSPSPSCLSDVKAAAINSPSKLLKFLKIPSIGEKSQPPTSAIRLSPQLTRNSRIPCRTNNYEVYHSPVPTRRATTTERCRQPPPPPSRSESYPATHSAPTSPPQPEDSCSPQTKDISYSSLSAPKTGAGSKLGAPSATSLCSPKVSQRVPHYENVCDMSSSRDEEPTQGFEKRTTLPPQAKVNSERKLVKSLPESVLNPPAQQKQSSSSTSESTSDDEEDSDSPVWVNHHSLPNSAALSKAPGRTNYSRTTEKQEADMREARVSKSEVTPPPPPVRRSDSSSIPKRPTAGAARAQGDSSHHAFKDRLAALGKLRSSEDLQVGLRPVDTVNEGTHGEERSKTAERPIEIHKEEQRHSKYTDSLDGKPKGSSVGLKYPGSSQLYEHAVKPQSSAPAVVKQELCVTKPEGSKGKTGLPSPNADASHVLRNNVKCPGSLNLSYNVKAGLGSHSSNSPNKIPPKSPSKPCQGPSVHRGGKSSEAPRYSSKSEERTKISGKGKKNPMFGDSLPPPPPRPPTAEAEKPLQPAPSPHSAIEQKVMKGIEENMLKLQEQDRGGQASEVKQKASNGIASWFGLKKSKLPALSRKTDATKAKDEKKEWKINIPSVGRDSVKMATRCKEGVEGLNISTLMEKAEGLRRALEEERAYVERSGRGHSCEVVMDQAQGQLAVMYRGARSDSFMQQLLNRVDGKDMISLPQRRLSFDCKTSKPVFTQQSDIISHTTSHENMEKGSDRIGKITSDENLSDSVHSQHFAGSGASTYTLDSGIGTFPLPDCSSGATGKGLSKTRPGAEHHSSESPGRAGRRARTLDRELTSHEECFVPHKQLIPTIQYGSILEGRSSTSVIHEDKEVHGANMFSPRSKTWTFPNLKTPAGPAEVYLAVEEEEEEAVSFGSPFRGNMKAGGPSSSRVIDPGSLPVPAQSGVSRRGKTRTPSVPEMSREAGLELLRERPEEALSPSRPQVLETPESLSDSLYDSLSSCGSQG